One Corynebacterium aurimucosum genomic window, ATCAAGAACGTGCGCCACTGGGGCCGCGGCGTAGACTCGGAGCGCTTCCACCCCTCGAAGCGCTCGGCGGCGCTGCGCCGGAACTGGGACTCTACGGGGAAGAAAAAGATCGTCGGCTTTGTGGGCCGGCTGGCCGCAGAAAAGGGCGTGCACCGCCTGTCCGCGCTCAATGATCGTGAGGATATTCAGCTCGTCATTGTTGGCGATGGCCCAGAGCGTCCGCTGCTGGAGGCCCAGCTGCCAGGTGCAGTCTTCACTGGGGCGCTGGGTGGCGAGGAGCTCGCAGCCGCATATGCAAGCCTTGATGTCTTCGTGCACGCCGGCGAGTTCGAGACTTTCTGCCAGGCCATCCAGGAAGCGCAGGCCTCAGGCGTGCCCACCATCGGCCCCCGCGCGGGCGGCCCGGTGGACCTCATTGAGGAGGGCTATAACGGGTTGCTTCTCGATGTCCCTACGTTCGTCGAGGATCTCCCGAATGCCGTCGACGCGCTTCTCAATCCGGAGATTCACCAGGAGATGCGGGAGAACGCCCGGAAGTCGATTGCCTCCAAGACTTGGCCGGCGTTGTGCGAGCAGCTGCTGGGCTACTACGAAGAGGTTTTGGAGAATGTCCGTGAGGTCCCGCTGACCATTCTGGGCCAGCGTCCGGAGCTGCCGCGTTGGGCCGCTCGCGCTCTGGGAGCGCGCGTCGCCTAAACTAGGCGCTTGTGTCTAAGGCAGATCTGGAGAAGAAGCCCTTCGATGTCGCGCGCATGTTTGACGCGGTGGGCAAGAAATACGACATCACCAACACGGTGCTGTCCTTTGGTCAGGACGCACGCTGGCGCCGGCTGACCCGCGAGCGGCTCAACCTGCAGCCAGGGGAGAAGGTCCTTGACTTGGCTGCCGGAACGGCCGTTTCGACGGAAGAGCTGTCCAAGTCCGGCGCGTGGTGCGTGGCCTGTGACTTTTCCCTCGGCATGCTCGCGGCTGGCGCGGAACGCGATGTTCCCAAGGTGGCCGGCGATGGAATGCGCCTGCCCTTTGCGGATAACACTTTTGACGCGGTGACCATTTCCTATGGCTTGCGCAATATCCACGACTTCGAGCTGGGCCTGCGGGAGATGGCGCGCGTGACCAAGCCCGGCGGGCGCCTAGCAGTGGCGGAGTTCTCCAAGCCGGTCATCCCGGTCTTCGGCACCGTCTACAAGGAATACCTGACCCGCTTGCTGCCGCCGATTGCCAAGGTGGTCTCCTCCAACCCGGAGGCCTATATCTACCTCGCGGAGTCCATCCGTGTGTGGCCGGAGCAGCATGAGCTGGCCGCCGCTATTAATCGCAATGGCTGGAAGCAAGCTGGGTGGCGCAACCTGACCTTCGGCATCGTGGCGTTGCACTCCGCAGTTAAGCCCGCCTAGGCGCCTTAGGCCCAGAGAGGTGTATCGCGCCGCAGCGTAGAAACTGCCCCGCCGGCCAGCCGCCAGGCGCGGGCGAGGAGGTCCTTGTCCTCGTCGGTGATGAGGTTGCCCATGAGACGCGCTGCGGCCGGCATGAGCATGCGGCCCACCGGCCCGCGCATGGCCACGGGCCCGGCCAGCGGCAGGAATTGTGGGTAGGTCAGCAGGCGCGCGGCGGTGCGGGCAAGTAGGAAGGCCTCGCCATACTCGGCGCGTAGCCGGTCTGGCCACGCCAAGGTGAGGTCCTTGGTGCCGAGCATCTCCACGGCGAGTGTTGCCGTTTCCAAGCCATAGTCGATGCCCTCGCCGTTGAGGGGGTTAACACATGCCGCAGCGTCACCGATGAGCATCCAGTTCGCGCCGGCAACTCCAGACACCGCACCACCCATGGGCAGCATCGCCGAGGTGACGTTGCGCAGCTCGCCCAGGCCCCATTCCGAACGCTGCTGCTCAGCGTAGAAATCCAGCGCCTTCTTCGTGTTGAGGCGGGCCGGGCGGGCGGCCGTAGAGAGCGCGCCCAAGCCGATATTGACCCCCTGGCCCAGCGGAAAGATCCAGCCATAGCCCGGCTGCACCACGCCCTCGGGGTCCTTGAGCTCAACGTGGGAGTGCATCCATTCCTCGCCGTCCCGCAGTGAATCGGCATAAGCGCGTGCAGCAATGCCATAGACCTCCTCGCGGTGCCAGGTGCGGCCCAACTGCTTGCCAAACGTCGAGCGCACCCCGTCGGCCACGATGACCCACTGGGCGCGCACGCGGCGCTTGCCGACGGAGAACTCCACCAGCCGGTTGCCGTCCAGCTCCGGCTGTGTCGCCGCGCCGGTTATCAGTTGCGCGCCGGCTGCCTGCGCAGCCTCAACCAGCAGCGCGTCGAATTCATAGCGCGGCAGGGCCGTGCCTTTGTGCGAGGGGTAGGTCTTAGGCCACGGGGCGGTGACGGTGCCGCCGAAGCCATGCAGTTTGAGGCCGCGGTTGCGGTAGGACGCGTTGACCTCGATGCCGAGGAGCTCCAACTGGTGCATGGCGCGCGGGGTCAGTCCATCGCCGCAGGTCTTGTCGCGGGGGAAAGGGGAGGCGTCGACAAGCAGCGTCTCATGGCCGGCGCGTGCGGCGTGGATAGCGGCGGCAGCGCCGGCGGGCCCGGCGCCTACGATGGCGACGTCAACAAGGGTGGAATCGATCTGCTCCGACATGGGGACTATCATTGCACGGGATAGTGGCCACAAGTGTGTTGAGGGCCGTGCCATGGGCTACGGTAAGTAAACACTAGGATTTTTGAGCTTAAAGGAACACGTTTAATGTCACACGGCCAAACTCACGCCAAGCACGTGGACTTGGGGGATGCGCAGCTCACCGAGCGTATCAACGCCGGGATGGCTGCTGTAGAGGACCTGCTGAATACGGAGCTCGACCGCGGGCAGGACTTCATCAAGGACAAAGTGCGCCACCTGTCCCTGGCTGGTGGCAAGCGTTTCCGCCCGATGATGGCGTTGTTGGCCTCCGAGTTCGGTGAACGTTCACAATCCCCCGAGGTGGTGAAGGCGGCAACCGTGGTGGAAATGGTCCACGTGGCTACGCTCTACCACGACGATGTCATGGATGAGGCGGAGCGCCGACGCGGCGTGGATTCCGCGAACTTCCGGTGGACCAACTCGGTGGCGATTCTGGCGGGCGATGCACTGCTCGCGCACGCCTCGCGGCTGATGAGCCAGCTGGATACCCACACGGTGGAGCATTTCGCGGAGACTTTCGAGGAGCTCGTCACCGGCCAGATGCGGGAAACCATCGGTGCTGGCGAAGCCAACGCCGTAGAGCACTACACGGCGGTGATCCGGGAAAAGACCGCGGTGCTGATTGCCTCCGCCGGCTACCTGGGTGCCTACCACGCGGGTGCGGGTCCAGAACAGTGCGAGGCGCTGCGCCAAATCGGTGCGGCCGTAGGCATGATTTTCCAGATCGTCGACGATGTCATCGACATCTTCTCCGACTCCGAGGAATCCGGGAAGACCCCGGGCACGGACCTGCGCGAGGGCGTGTTCACCCTGCCGGTGCTCTATGCCCTGGAGGAGGAAGGCGAGGTCGGCGATGAGCTGCGCGCCCTGCTGACAGGCCCGCTGGAGGATGACGCTTCCGTGCAACGCGCCATCGAGCTGCTGTGGCAGTCGGGCGGCCGTGACAAGGCGTTGGCCGACGTCAACGCGTACCTGCGCGTGGTCGAGGACCAGCTTTCCCTGCTGCCGGAATGCACGGCTAGTGAAGCACTGCGCCAGTTGGCGGACTATACCGTTCAGCGCGTGGGTTAAAAGCCCCTCCTGCCTGGCGATTTGCATGTTAGGCGGGAGTTCGTAGTAAAGTACATAACCGCACTCAAGAGTGCTTGCCAGGTTGCCCGAGCGGCCAAAGGGAGCGGACTGTAAATCCGCCGGCTTTCGCCTTCAGAAGTTCGAATCTTCTACCTGGCACAGAATAAATCCCGCAGACGCGATGATGAGTCTGCGGGATTTTTCGATCTCCGGGTGACTCAGGGTCTAATCCAAGGAGAACAGCTCTCGCTGGAAATCCGTGGGGTTCCTCAACCGCTCAGTTTCAGGCAACGGCCCCGGCAGGGTGGTGCCTTCAGCGAAGGGCGCACCCGGCAGGTAATCGCGGCCGTGGGGCTGTGCCAAGCCATTAAGGTCGGGACCGGCCGGCACCACTTGGGCGGGATTAATT contains:
- a CDS encoding demethylmenaquinone methyltransferase, whose translation is MSKADLEKKPFDVARMFDAVGKKYDITNTVLSFGQDARWRRLTRERLNLQPGEKVLDLAAGTAVSTEELSKSGAWCVACDFSLGMLAAGAERDVPKVAGDGMRLPFADNTFDAVTISYGLRNIHDFELGLREMARVTKPGGRLAVAEFSKPVIPVFGTVYKEYLTRLLPPIAKVVSSNPEAYIYLAESIRVWPEQHELAAAINRNGWKQAGWRNLTFGIVALHSAVKPA
- a CDS encoding polyprenyl synthetase family protein, with the protein product MSHGQTHAKHVDLGDAQLTERINAGMAAVEDLLNTELDRGQDFIKDKVRHLSLAGGKRFRPMMALLASEFGERSQSPEVVKAATVVEMVHVATLYHDDVMDEAERRRGVDSANFRWTNSVAILAGDALLAHASRLMSQLDTHTVEHFAETFEELVTGQMRETIGAGEANAVEHYTAVIREKTAVLIASAGYLGAYHAGAGPEQCEALRQIGAAVGMIFQIVDDVIDIFSDSEESGKTPGTDLREGVFTLPVLYALEEEGEVGDELRALLTGPLEDDASVQRAIELLWQSGGRDKALADVNAYLRVVEDQLSLLPECTASEALRQLADYTVQRVG
- a CDS encoding geranylgeranyl reductase family protein — its product is MIVPMSEQIDSTLVDVAIVGAGPAGAAAAIHAARAGHETLLVDASPFPRDKTCGDGLTPRAMHQLELLGIEVNASYRNRGLKLHGFGGTVTAPWPKTYPSHKGTALPRYEFDALLVEAAQAAGAQLITGAATQPELDGNRLVEFSVGKRRVRAQWVIVADGVRSTFGKQLGRTWHREEVYGIAARAYADSLRDGEEWMHSHVELKDPEGVVQPGYGWIFPLGQGVNIGLGALSTAARPARLNTKKALDFYAEQQRSEWGLGELRNVTSAMLPMGGAVSGVAGANWMLIGDAAACVNPLNGEGIDYGLETATLAVEMLGTKDLTLAWPDRLRAEYGEAFLLARTAARLLTYPQFLPLAGPVAMRGPVGRMLMPAAARLMGNLITDEDKDLLARAWRLAGGAVSTLRRDTPLWA
- a CDS encoding glycosyltransferase family 4 protein, which translates into the protein MRVAIVAESFLPNVNGVTNSVLRVLEYLHEHGHEAIVIAPGARDGQEEIPDYLGFTIVRVPTVRVPLVDSLPVGVPTSAVDEALREFKPDIIHLASPFVLGAAGAFSARQLRIPAVALYQTDVAGFATKYHASALAYGVWEWLRTIHNACQMTLAPSSLTISDLEKHHIKNVRHWGRGVDSERFHPSKRSAALRRNWDSTGKKKIVGFVGRLAAEKGVHRLSALNDREDIQLVIVGDGPERPLLEAQLPGAVFTGALGGEELAAAYASLDVFVHAGEFETFCQAIQEAQASGVPTIGPRAGGPVDLIEEGYNGLLLDVPTFVEDLPNAVDALLNPEIHQEMRENARKSIASKTWPALCEQLLGYYEEVLENVREVPLTILGQRPELPRWAARALGARVA